Proteins co-encoded in one Desulfitobacterium hafniense DCB-2 genomic window:
- a CDS encoding TorD/DmsD family molecular chaperone produces MDTTEQKDLLEIRQFMYSFLSAVFLYPPQAEQVTMILQRQLFKEFPLDIADEQYQEALANLVRWTNENCASDLVNVTSSLNKDYTALFIGPGHLAAPPWESVYRTEERLTFGEPTLEVREWYQRCGLEFVHKNSEPDDHFGLELEFMSKLIASELEAWEEDDVIKAEGLAREQPAFLDEHLLRWAKEFTQDVQASAQTLYYQGLAQLAYSYLIWDGKQLRDGKNT; encoded by the coding sequence ATGGACACTACTGAGCAAAAGGATCTGCTGGAGATCCGCCAATTTATGTACTCCTTTTTAAGCGCAGTCTTTCTCTATCCACCCCAGGCAGAACAAGTCACCATGATTTTACAGCGCCAGCTATTTAAGGAGTTTCCCCTGGATATCGCCGATGAGCAGTATCAAGAGGCCTTAGCTAACTTAGTTCGTTGGACGAATGAAAACTGTGCCTCCGATCTCGTGAATGTGACCTCAAGCCTGAATAAGGATTATACTGCCTTGTTTATTGGTCCCGGCCATCTTGCGGCCCCACCCTGGGAATCCGTGTACCGCACAGAAGAAAGGCTTACCTTTGGCGAACCTACTTTGGAAGTCAGAGAGTGGTATCAACGCTGCGGTCTGGAGTTCGTTCACAAGAACTCTGAGCCGGATGATCATTTCGGCCTGGAGCTGGAGTTTATGAGCAAGCTTATCGCCAGTGAGCTTGAGGCTTGGGAGGAAGACGATGTCATTAAGGCTGAAGGATTAGCCCGTGAGCAGCCGGCTTTCCTTGACGAACATTTGCTGCGCTGGGCAAAAGAGTTTACTCAGGATGTTCAAGCCAGCGCTCAGACTCTTTATTACCAAGGATTGGCCCAATTAGCTTATAGCTATTTGATTTGGGATGGCAAACAATTAAGAGACGGTAAGAACACTTAA
- a CDS encoding ATP-binding protein, translating into MICLRRKLEEKLVQWKDRSEGRMPLLLYGARQVGKTYLLAELGEKHFANTVYINLETNPAVAGYFADDITPERLIRFLETTVNQEIIPGKTLIIFDEIQSCERALTSLKYFCESAPEYHVAAAGSLLGVAINREHYSFPVGKVESMTLFPLDFEEFLWAMGEERLAQEIRRCFSLLEPMAEVLHQKAIELYRYYLIVGGMPACVELFKRTGKLVLIPTSQNEILNNYVADMAKYAGAADTVKIRACFNSIPAQLAKENKKFQYKVVQKGGSASLFGVSIDWLTQAGIVLKCQKLEQAMNPIAVYVDLSSFKLYMSDVGLLVMKSGLPQQSVLTGEANLFMGSVAENYVAQALAANGHSLYYWTSEHTAELDFVLQKGRDIIGIEVKKGTKVKSKSINVFSQRYHSAYCIRFSEKNFGKTDNLWSVPLYGAFCV; encoded by the coding sequence GTGATTTGCTTGCGGAGAAAACTTGAGGAGAAGCTTGTGCAGTGGAAGGACAGGAGCGAAGGCCGGATGCCTTTACTGCTCTATGGTGCCAGACAGGTTGGCAAAACCTATCTGCTGGCTGAATTAGGTGAAAAGCACTTCGCTAATACAGTTTATATTAACCTGGAGACCAATCCAGCCGTAGCCGGTTATTTCGCTGATGATATAACACCTGAGCGCCTGATCCGTTTTCTGGAGACCACAGTCAATCAGGAAATCATACCCGGCAAAACTTTGATTATTTTTGACGAGATTCAATCCTGCGAGAGAGCGTTGACTTCTCTCAAATACTTTTGCGAATCGGCACCGGAGTATCATGTGGCAGCAGCGGGAAGCTTGTTGGGGGTAGCAATAAACCGTGAACATTATTCTTTTCCGGTGGGTAAAGTAGAGAGCATGACCCTTTTTCCCTTGGATTTTGAAGAGTTTTTGTGGGCAATGGGGGAAGAACGTCTGGCCCAGGAGATTCGTCGTTGTTTTTCGCTGTTGGAGCCTATGGCTGAAGTTTTGCATCAAAAGGCTATTGAGCTTTATCGTTACTACCTGATTGTTGGCGGGATGCCTGCCTGTGTGGAGCTTTTTAAAAGAACTGGAAAACTGGTCTTGATACCAACCAGTCAAAATGAAATTCTCAACAACTATGTAGCGGATATGGCAAAGTATGCCGGTGCGGCGGATACAGTTAAGATTCGGGCTTGTTTCAATTCCATTCCTGCCCAGTTGGCAAAGGAAAATAAAAAGTTTCAATACAAGGTAGTCCAAAAGGGTGGCAGTGCTTCCCTGTTCGGTGTGTCCATTGACTGGCTGACTCAAGCAGGTATTGTATTGAAGTGCCAGAAGCTGGAACAAGCGATGAATCCGATTGCGGTGTATGTTGATCTATCTTCTTTTAAACTCTACATGAGTGATGTAGGTCTGTTGGTGATGAAGTCCGGTCTCCCGCAGCAGTCTGTGTTGACCGGCGAGGCCAATCTTTTTATGGGCTCGGTTGCGGAGAACTATGTTGCCCAAGCGTTGGCAGCAAATGGACACAGTTTATATTACTGGACCAGTGAGCATACTGCCGAGCTGGATTTTGTCTTGCAAAAAGGTAGGGATATCATCGGTATCGAGGTTAAGAAAGGAACCAAAGTAAAGTCGAAAAGCATCAATGTTTTTAGCCAAAGATATCATTCCGCCTACTGCATTCGCTTTTCAGAGAAGAATTTTGGCAAGACGGATAACCTATGGTCGGTTCCCCTCTATGGAGCCTTTTGTGTCTGA
- a CDS encoding dimethyl sulfoxide reductase anchor subunit family protein, which yields MHELPLLTFTLCLQAAVGAVLWAVVFRIKAQDAPLFKRNTLAALILAAVGIVASLLHLGKPMLALTSMFNLATSWLSREIFFSGAFFGLLLIFWWVERREKAPGARTALGVITAGVGLIDIYAMARLYMESIMPAWQNANTLISFYATAIVLGGIVFYVTAGEQREKLPRIDLMLWAVVLVQAAFALGYVASLGALTGAGKETAALLAGSQATLILSWLFTLGGVFLLSLSRTGKLAKQTSFLYLAMAVIVVGEIAGRYLFYVSGIPIGLGL from the coding sequence ATGCATGAATTGCCATTATTAACATTTACCCTATGTTTACAAGCTGCTGTCGGAGCGGTTCTATGGGCTGTTGTCTTTCGGATCAAAGCACAGGATGCGCCTCTCTTTAAACGGAATACTCTTGCTGCACTGATCCTCGCTGCTGTGGGCATCGTCGCTTCCTTACTCCATTTAGGGAAACCTATGTTGGCCTTGACCAGTATGTTCAACCTGGCTACGTCCTGGTTAAGCCGTGAGATTTTCTTCAGTGGTGCTTTCTTTGGCTTGCTGCTCATCTTCTGGTGGGTGGAGAGAAGGGAAAAAGCACCCGGCGCCCGCACCGCTTTAGGTGTTATCACAGCAGGCGTAGGTCTGATCGACATCTATGCCATGGCCCGGCTGTATATGGAGAGCATCATGCCCGCCTGGCAAAATGCCAACACCCTGATCAGCTTCTATGCCACAGCCATTGTTCTGGGCGGTATCGTATTTTATGTTACGGCAGGGGAGCAGCGGGAAAAGCTGCCGCGCATTGATTTAATGCTATGGGCTGTCGTACTTGTTCAGGCGGCTTTCGCCCTTGGCTATGTGGCAAGTCTGGGAGCGCTCACCGGAGCAGGCAAAGAAACTGCGGCCTTGCTGGCAGGAAGCCAGGCGACCTTGATTTTAAGTTGGCTGTTCACCCTGGGAGGTGTTTTCCTGCTGTCTCTTTCCCGGACGGGCAAACTGGCTAAGCAAACGAGTTTCTTATATTTAGCCATGGCTGTTATCGTTGTGGGGGAAATCGCCGGCCGTTATCTCTTTTATGTTTCCGGTATCCCGATTGGCCTCGGTTTATAA
- a CDS encoding DMSO/selenate family reductase complex B subunit produces MAKQYGFYMDQSNCIGCFTCQIACKDKNDLEVGQCWREVHEFQGGDTILEGGVYRSNVFAYWLSMSCNHCQEPKCVQNCPAGAMYKREEDGIVLVDQNKCLGCGYCTWSCPYGAPKLAGKTVSKCNFCIDLLEQGKNPACVDACIMRVIEFGPIDELRAKYGNVDEVKGLPSAQITKPCIVISPHKKAIE; encoded by the coding sequence ATGGCAAAACAGTATGGATTTTATATGGATCAATCCAATTGTATAGGATGCTTTACCTGTCAGATTGCTTGTAAAGATAAAAATGATTTGGAAGTGGGACAATGCTGGCGCGAAGTCCACGAATTCCAAGGGGGCGATACCATCCTGGAAGGCGGGGTGTATCGCAGCAATGTCTTCGCCTACTGGCTGTCTATGAGCTGCAACCACTGCCAGGAACCTAAATGTGTGCAAAACTGCCCGGCTGGAGCCATGTATAAACGGGAAGAAGACGGAATCGTTCTGGTGGACCAAAATAAATGCCTGGGCTGTGGCTACTGCACCTGGTCCTGCCCCTACGGCGCTCCTAAATTGGCAGGGAAAACCGTTTCCAAATGCAATTTCTGTATCGATCTATTGGAACAAGGCAAGAATCCCGCCTGTGTCGATGCCTGCATCATGCGGGTCATTGAGTTTGGGCCAATCGATGAATTGCGCGCCAAATATGGCAATGTGGACGAAGTCAAAGGGTTGCCTTCAGCCCAAATTACCAAACCATGTATCGTCATCAGCCCTCATAAAAAAGCAATTGAGTAG
- a CDS encoding dimethyl sulfoxide reductase subunit A, translating into MSKQPELQNKTKISRRAFVKWSAAATATAAIAPSLVGCSTQTQASGEPAVVQAGQRLAGAEEKPSICWHNCGGRCQLKAYVKDGVVVRFGTDNVGPDTPEDLQARACLKGRTQRQRLYHPDRLKYPMKRVGERGSGEWARISWEEAFDTTAKELRRIIDQYGNESVYFNYACGAYGLLNQTNSNNSLRRLLNIMGGYLQSYGNYSQANYMYAVPYMFGNPYSGSSPTTFPDAKLIVMFGDNPACTRVGGFNSTYYLKLAKQNGARIIVIDPRHSDTVSTFADQWIPIRPTTDSALVAGMAYVMISEGLHDQAFLDKYCLGFDEEHMPEGIPAGNSYKSYILGESDGKPKTPEWASEITGIPVETIKQLARDIAGTKPGFILQGRGIQRHGNGEFQSLAVPVLSFMTGNVGILGSNPGLYEGGPSVKTGNYPIGTNPIKTKISIFMWTDAIERILTKEQDRIEGADKTKSTIKMIINYGGNTLINQHSDSGRTAALLKDDSKCEFILGMDNFMTPSMRYCDIVLPGVTQFEVNDMITRSMGHGVAYYGQKLVEPMFECKTINEVGRALAERLGVLAQFDDGKSEEDYLREFVGVSQASHPDFPSYEEFREKGIYKTKATKVVAYEKFIKDPEANPLTTPSGKFEIFSKDLYDIQNPQIPAIPKYMPAEEGPEDPLKEKYPLQCIGHHTKRRVHSTFDNMPWLEEAEAQMLWLNPQDAAARGIKDHDLIKVYNDRGTVKVKVKVTPRLIPGVCSLPQGAWYTPDQSGVDVRGCINTLTKWTPNPLSKGNPQHTNLVQIEKA; encoded by the coding sequence ATGTCAAAACAACCAGAGTTGCAGAACAAAACCAAAATCAGTCGGCGTGCCTTTGTGAAATGGAGCGCAGCCGCAACAGCTACTGCAGCGATAGCCCCCTCTCTCGTGGGTTGCAGCACACAGACTCAGGCCAGTGGCGAGCCCGCAGTAGTGCAAGCCGGACAGCGTCTTGCCGGTGCCGAGGAGAAACCTTCGATCTGCTGGCATAACTGCGGCGGCCGTTGTCAGCTTAAAGCCTATGTCAAGGATGGGGTGGTCGTGAGGTTTGGCACGGATAATGTGGGACCTGATACCCCGGAGGACTTGCAGGCCCGGGCCTGTTTGAAAGGCAGAACCCAGCGGCAGCGACTTTATCATCCCGACCGGCTTAAATACCCCATGAAAAGGGTAGGAGAGCGGGGCAGCGGCGAATGGGCCCGCATCAGCTGGGAAGAAGCTTTTGACACCACCGCCAAGGAGCTGCGCAGGATTATTGATCAATATGGCAATGAATCGGTCTATTTTAACTATGCCTGCGGAGCTTACGGCTTACTGAATCAAACCAACTCCAATAACTCTCTGCGCCGGCTTCTTAATATCATGGGGGGCTATCTGCAAAGCTATGGCAACTACAGCCAGGCCAACTATATGTATGCAGTTCCCTATATGTTCGGTAATCCTTATAGCGGCAGTTCCCCCACCACTTTCCCTGATGCCAAACTGATTGTTATGTTCGGGGATAATCCTGCCTGTACCCGGGTAGGCGGCTTTAACTCCACTTATTACCTGAAATTAGCCAAACAAAACGGAGCACGCATTATCGTTATTGACCCCCGTCATAGTGACACAGTGAGCACCTTTGCCGATCAGTGGATTCCCATCCGGCCCACTACGGACAGTGCCCTGGTTGCCGGTATGGCTTATGTTATGATCAGCGAAGGCCTGCATGATCAAGCCTTCCTGGACAAATATTGCCTTGGCTTTGACGAAGAACACATGCCGGAAGGGATTCCCGCCGGTAACTCCTACAAGAGCTACATCCTTGGTGAAAGTGATGGCAAGCCGAAGACACCCGAATGGGCTTCAGAGATCACCGGGATTCCCGTGGAAACCATCAAACAGCTTGCCCGGGACATTGCCGGGACCAAGCCCGGTTTTATCCTGCAAGGACGGGGAATTCAGCGCCATGGCAACGGAGAATTTCAGTCTTTGGCGGTTCCTGTACTGTCATTCATGACCGGCAATGTGGGAATTTTGGGCAGCAATCCTGGCTTGTATGAAGGCGGCCCTTCCGTAAAAACGGGCAACTATCCCATTGGAACGAATCCGATCAAGACAAAGATCTCCATCTTCATGTGGACCGACGCCATTGAAAGAATTTTGACTAAAGAGCAGGACCGCATTGAAGGTGCGGACAAAACAAAATCGACCATCAAAATGATCATCAATTACGGCGGCAATACCCTGATCAATCAGCATTCCGATTCTGGACGGACCGCTGCGCTGCTTAAAGATGACAGCAAATGCGAGTTTATCCTGGGTATGGATAATTTTATGACTCCCAGTATGCGGTATTGCGATATTGTCCTGCCGGGTGTTACCCAGTTTGAAGTCAATGACATGATCACCCGTTCCATGGGCCATGGGGTGGCTTATTACGGGCAAAAACTGGTCGAACCCATGTTTGAGTGCAAGACCATCAATGAAGTGGGCCGCGCTTTGGCGGAAAGACTGGGTGTATTGGCTCAGTTCGACGACGGCAAGTCGGAAGAAGATTATCTGCGGGAATTTGTCGGGGTATCCCAAGCCAGCCATCCTGACTTCCCCTCCTATGAAGAATTCAGGGAAAAAGGAATTTATAAGACCAAAGCAACGAAAGTAGTAGCCTACGAAAAGTTCATTAAAGATCCGGAGGCCAATCCTCTGACCACTCCTTCCGGGAAATTTGAGATTTTCTCCAAGGATCTCTATGACATCCAAAACCCGCAGATTCCGGCCATTCCTAAATATATGCCTGCGGAAGAAGGTCCGGAAGATCCCCTGAAGGAAAAGTATCCCCTGCAATGCATTGGTCACCATACCAAACGCCGCGTACACTCCACTTTCGATAATATGCCCTGGCTGGAAGAAGCGGAAGCTCAAATGCTGTGGCTGAATCCCCAGGACGCTGCGGCTCGGGGGATCAAAGACCATGATCTGATTAAAGTTTACAATGACCGGGGTACTGTGAAGGTTAAAGTAAAAGTGACTCCCCGTCTGATTCCCGGAGTTTGCTCACTTCCTCAGGGAGCATGGTACACTCCTGACCAAAGCGGTGTTGATGTAAGAGGATGTATCAATACTCTGACGAAATGGACGCCTAATCCCCTTTCCAAAGGCAATCCCCAGCATACGAACTTAGTTCAAATTGAAAAAGCGTAG
- a CDS encoding ATP-binding protein, with protein sequence MAYIKRTIETTIENAAKMFSTVLITGARQVGKTTVLKHITEDISYLTLDDPILLLNAFEEAGSFFKSTPPPVIIDEIQYAPNLFPYIKMIADENGKRGQFYLTGSQQFKMMKNVSESLAGRIGIINLLGLSLREIKGDADFNKAFIPTESYLETRRLSAKELNYKEIWKIIYKGSMPAMYADELDWQLFYGSYTKTYLERDVRELTQVGDELKFIKFMTAMASRTSQMLNLTSIANEVGISVPTADRWLSILVSSNIVYLLKPYYNNIMKRAVKTPKLYFLDTGLAAYLTKWNSPDVIEAGAMSGAFFETFVLAEILKGYYNAGILEPALYYYRDKDAKEIDIILEENGTLYPIEIKKTANPSKEHIANFSVLDRLKDMKIGTGCVICMYDKVIHINDNNVSIPVTWL encoded by the coding sequence ATGGCTTATATCAAGCGAACTATCGAAACTACGATCGAAAACGCGGCAAAGATGTTCTCTACCGTCTTAATTACAGGAGCCAGACAGGTAGGTAAAACAACTGTGCTAAAACATATAACCGAAGATATCTCCTATCTGACACTGGATGACCCTATTCTGCTTCTAAATGCTTTTGAAGAAGCAGGGAGCTTTTTCAAATCAACACCACCACCTGTGATCATCGATGAAATACAATACGCACCCAATTTATTTCCTTATATTAAAATGATTGCAGATGAAAACGGTAAAAGAGGACAATTTTATTTGACCGGTTCACAGCAATTCAAGATGATGAAAAATGTTAGCGAAAGCCTTGCCGGGAGAATAGGGATCATTAATTTATTAGGTTTATCCCTTCGCGAAATTAAAGGGGATGCTGATTTTAATAAAGCTTTTATACCTACTGAAAGCTATCTTGAGACGAGAAGACTTTCTGCTAAAGAATTAAACTATAAAGAAATCTGGAAAATTATCTATAAGGGCTCCATGCCGGCTATGTATGCGGATGAACTTGATTGGCAGCTGTTTTATGGTTCTTACACCAAGACATACCTTGAGCGTGATGTCAGAGAGCTTACCCAGGTTGGTGATGAATTAAAATTTATTAAATTCATGACAGCTATGGCAAGTAGAACTTCGCAAATGCTTAATTTAACTTCTATTGCTAATGAAGTAGGCATCAGTGTACCCACAGCGGATCGATGGCTTTCTATTTTAGTTTCTTCCAACATCGTGTATTTACTTAAACCCTATTATAATAACATCATGAAAAGAGCTGTTAAAACTCCTAAACTGTATTTTCTGGATACAGGGCTTGCGGCCTATCTTACCAAATGGAATTCACCCGATGTCATTGAAGCCGGGGCCATGTCCGGCGCATTTTTCGAAACTTTTGTTCTAGCGGAAATACTTAAGGGTTACTACAATGCCGGAATATTAGAACCCGCACTATACTATTACAGGGATAAAGATGCTAAAGAAATCGACATTATTTTAGAGGAAAATGGCACTTTATATCCTATCGAAATTAAGAAGACCGCTAATCCAAGTAAAGAACATATTGCAAACTTTTCAGTGTTGGACCGGCTCAAAGATATGAAGATTGGCACCGGTTGCGTTATTTGCATGTATGACAAAGTCATTCATATCAATGATAACAATGTAAGTATTCCTGTAACCTGGTTGTAA
- the mfd gene encoding transcription-repair coupling factor, with protein MGVLLADVHGFVLPERKDFLKTLSHYLRLGFDIEAVDKAISYKEWPQMIYNLTGSQKPAFAAQLIQKGKPGLIITYSEELAQKWVNDLRSWLPGEDVLYFPSSEWLPFEVLGKSRETTIERIRVLNRLAQDNQCTVVVPALAVNQRSFSRRRWQEYILELKEGTSYDLKDLAQKLSTAGYERLDVVDGKGQFAIRGGIMDIAPLDGEPLRVEFFDDEVDSIRVFDLETQKSTETLKSVKIPPALEVVIRPEELEKLGWEVRAQARKQAGRLNRSGRSDVAEQVMKQAQRIEERLKTGRVDESIYPYLSLLEEPLEPFFSLLSQDHYVILDEPLRLKEQLEFQQKERLEEYTQALAKGEEFYSPEDQFVSYEQFLRYGEKHPFVLISTLPREIPGVAPKRIFNLNARPLTGFMGKTGILVDEIEHWQKSGHIVNLFVGDEEHAERMLQGLRDRGALAKKHELHEPVQEGGVYVYSSSLDQGFELPLSKLIVLSEAEIYKRERKAAVKRKKAPEKTGQRLQFADLKPGDFVVHVHHGIGQFMGIERIAVGGVEKDYFSVKYAGQDKLYVPLDQLNFLQKYLGSDAETLPKLYKLGGSEWKKVKAKAKSAIKEMAFDLVKLYAQREATKGYAFSPDNVWQQEFEEKFPYQETPDQMQCIVEVKQDMMRQRPMDRLLCGDVGYGKTEVALRAAFKAVMDSKQVAVLVPTTILAQQHFNTFQERFMGYPVSIQMLSRFRSAKEQKLILQGLKEGSIDIVVGTHKLVSDSIKFKDLGLLIVDEEQRFGVAHKEKLKTLKANVDVLTLSATPIPRTLHMSLVGVRDLSIIETPPEDRFPVQTYVAEFRPDVVREAIRREIQRGGQVFFVHNRVEDMEQVVHFLSQLVPEARYGIAHGQMSEKELEQEMLAFLEHESDVLVCTTIIETGLDMPNVNTLIIDEADRLGLGQLYQLRGRVGRSNRRAYSYFLYKPQKVLTEVAEKRLAAIREFTEFGSGLKIAMRDLEIRGAGNLIGAQQHGHLAALGFELYSQMLKEAVQELKGEQVEEKIETSIEVQVDAYLPDIYIGERQLKAALYQRMVAIDNEEDLSMMIDELIDRFGTPPREVENLLKIVRIKWMASGMKIEQIQQLKQQMVFRFAADPGISGEMLMTMATQSPYPVSFGTTGNGNLEIKVRLRSVVQEELLEAIHKVLMVFNGIASKTAS; from the coding sequence ATGGGGGTCCTCTTGGCGGATGTCCATGGTTTTGTGTTGCCTGAAAGGAAGGATTTTTTGAAAACCCTCAGCCATTATTTGCGTTTAGGCTTCGATATTGAGGCAGTGGACAAGGCGATATCCTATAAGGAATGGCCGCAAATGATCTATAATTTAACAGGAAGTCAGAAGCCTGCCTTTGCTGCCCAGCTGATCCAAAAGGGTAAGCCGGGGCTGATTATTACTTATTCGGAGGAGCTTGCGCAAAAATGGGTCAATGACTTGCGTTCCTGGCTTCCCGGGGAAGATGTGCTCTATTTTCCCTCCTCGGAATGGCTGCCCTTTGAGGTCCTGGGCAAAAGCCGTGAGACCACCATCGAGAGAATCCGGGTTCTCAACCGTTTGGCACAGGATAACCAATGTACGGTGGTCGTGCCGGCTTTGGCAGTGAATCAGCGGAGCTTTTCCCGCCGCCGTTGGCAGGAGTACATCCTGGAATTAAAGGAAGGGACATCCTATGATCTGAAAGATCTTGCCCAGAAGCTGAGCACGGCAGGTTACGAGCGGCTGGACGTGGTGGATGGGAAGGGTCAATTTGCGATTCGGGGCGGGATCATGGATATTGCTCCACTGGATGGGGAGCCTTTACGGGTCGAGTTTTTTGATGATGAAGTGGACTCCATCCGGGTCTTCGATCTGGAGACCCAAAAATCCACTGAGACCCTGAAAAGCGTTAAAATCCCTCCGGCCTTGGAGGTTGTGATTCGCCCTGAGGAATTGGAGAAGCTGGGCTGGGAGGTTCGGGCTCAGGCCAGGAAGCAAGCTGGACGCTTAAACCGCAGCGGTCGTTCGGATGTGGCCGAGCAGGTTATGAAACAAGCCCAGAGGATTGAAGAACGGTTGAAAACAGGCCGGGTGGATGAAAGCATCTATCCCTATCTGAGCCTTCTTGAGGAGCCCCTGGAGCCTTTTTTCTCACTGCTTTCTCAAGATCATTATGTCATTTTGGATGAGCCACTGCGGCTGAAAGAACAGCTGGAGTTCCAACAGAAGGAAAGGCTTGAGGAATATACCCAGGCTTTGGCCAAGGGTGAGGAATTTTATAGCCCTGAGGATCAATTTGTAAGCTATGAACAATTCCTGAGATATGGGGAAAAGCATCCGTTTGTTTTGATCTCCACCTTACCCAGAGAAATTCCCGGGGTGGCTCCGAAACGGATTTTCAATTTAAATGCCCGGCCTTTGACGGGCTTTATGGGGAAAACCGGGATTTTGGTGGATGAGATTGAGCATTGGCAAAAATCCGGCCATATTGTAAATCTTTTCGTTGGTGATGAAGAGCACGCAGAGCGGATGCTGCAAGGTTTAAGGGATCGGGGAGCTCTGGCCAAAAAGCATGAGCTCCATGAGCCGGTTCAGGAGGGCGGAGTCTATGTCTATTCATCCTCCCTTGATCAGGGGTTTGAGCTTCCCTTAAGCAAGCTGATTGTCCTGAGTGAGGCGGAGATTTATAAACGGGAGCGCAAAGCGGCCGTCAAGCGCAAAAAGGCCCCTGAGAAAACAGGGCAGAGGCTGCAATTTGCGGATCTTAAGCCGGGAGACTTTGTGGTCCATGTTCATCATGGCATTGGTCAATTTATGGGCATTGAGCGGATTGCCGTGGGGGGAGTGGAAAAGGACTATTTTTCGGTCAAATATGCCGGCCAGGATAAGCTCTATGTTCCCCTGGATCAGCTTAACTTTTTGCAGAAATATTTAGGAAGTGATGCGGAGACCCTGCCCAAGCTTTATAAGCTGGGGGGTTCCGAATGGAAAAAGGTCAAGGCCAAGGCGAAAAGCGCCATTAAGGAAATGGCCTTTGATTTGGTTAAACTTTATGCCCAGCGGGAGGCGACCAAGGGCTATGCCTTTTCTCCCGATAATGTCTGGCAGCAGGAATTTGAGGAGAAGTTCCCCTACCAGGAGACCCCGGATCAAATGCAATGCATCGTCGAAGTCAAACAGGATATGATGCGCCAGCGGCCCATGGATCGCCTGCTCTGCGGGGATGTGGGCTATGGCAAGACGGAGGTGGCCCTGCGGGCGGCCTTTAAGGCGGTTATGGACAGCAAACAAGTGGCGGTCCTGGTTCCCACCACCATCCTTGCTCAGCAGCATTTTAATACCTTTCAGGAGCGTTTTATGGGCTATCCTGTGAGCATCCAGATGCTGAGCCGTTTTCGCTCCGCCAAGGAGCAGAAACTGATTCTGCAGGGATTAAAGGAAGGCTCCATTGATATTGTGGTGGGGACCCATAAGCTGGTCTCAGATTCGATTAAGTTTAAGGATTTGGGACTTTTAATCGTTGATGAAGAGCAGCGGTTTGGGGTGGCCCATAAAGAGAAGCTGAAAACCCTTAAAGCCAATGTGGATGTCCTCACCCTGTCGGCCACACCTATTCCCCGTACCTTGCATATGTCTCTGGTAGGGGTGCGGGACCTCAGTATCATTGAGACCCCGCCGGAGGATCGTTTTCCCGTCCAGACCTATGTGGCGGAATTCCGGCCGGATGTGGTGAGAGAAGCCATTCGCCGGGAGATCCAGCGGGGGGGCCAGGTCTTCTTTGTCCATAACCGTGTGGAAGATATGGAGCAGGTGGTTCATTTCCTCAGCCAGCTGGTCCCTGAGGCCCGCTACGGCATTGCCCACGGGCAGATGAGCGAAAAAGAATTGGAGCAGGAGATGCTGGCTTTTCTGGAGCATGAAAGCGATGTCCTGGTCTGCACCACCATCATTGAGACAGGCTTGGATATGCCTAATGTCAACACCCTGATCATTGATGAGGCGGATCGCCTTGGTCTGGGGCAGCTTTATCAGCTGCGGGGCCGGGTAGGGCGTTCCAACCGGCGGGCTTATTCTTACTTTTTATATAAACCCCAAAAAGTGCTTACAGAAGTGGCAGAAAAGCGCCTGGCAGCCATACGGGAATTTACCGAGTTTGGCTCCGGCCTTAAAATTGCCATGCGGGACTTGGAGATTCGCGGGGCCGGGAATCTGATTGGAGCCCAACAGCATGGTCATTTAGCTGCCTTGGGATTTGAGCTTTATAGCCAGATGCTTAAGGAAGCGGTACAGGAGCTCAAGGGTGAGCAGGTGGAGGAAAAGATCGAGACCAGTATCGAGGTTCAGGTGGATGCCTATCTGCCGGATATCTATATTGGGGAGCGCCAGCTTAAAGCGGCTCTCTATCAGCGGATGGTAGCCATCGATAATGAAGAGGACCTCAGCATGATGATCGATGAATTGATTGACCGTTTCGGCACTCCGCCCCGGGAAGTGGAGAATCTTTTGAAGATTGTCCGAATTAAATGGATGGCCTCAGGGATGAAGATTGAACAGATCCAGCAGCTCAAGCAGCAGATGGTGTTCCGCTTTGCGGCTGACCCCGGCATATCCGGGGAAATGCTGATGACCATGGCGACCCAATCCCCCTATCCGGTTTCCTTTGGAACCACCGGCAACGGCAATCTTGAGATCAAGGTCCGTTTGCGCTCCGTTGTCCAAGAGGAGCTTTTAGAAGCGATCCATAAAGTGTTAATGGTATTTAATGGTATTGCGTCCAAAACAGCATCCTGA